Proteins encoded in a region of the Prunus persica cultivar Lovell chromosome G4, Prunus_persica_NCBIv2, whole genome shotgun sequence genome:
- the LOC109948673 gene encoding uncharacterized protein LOC109948673 gives MRIPKTVKDIQSLIGRVAALTRFISKAADRCAPFFKALKGNKQNITWTAECDKAFSELKEPGPLIFNPRAWRHPYNLPLRIGYSVNHDFTAKDVFMIAYLQHTRHLLATFDAHLISQVPRSENSHADALARLASALEQGIGRHIHIEFLDQPSTQAPLICTIDHSPTWMDPILKFLQNQTLPADSAEARRIRYRSTRYLILNGSLYKWGFSLTYFRCLTPEEGNYVIQEIHKGICGNHSGTRSLAHKAIRQGYFWPSLHTDAQAFTQKCDKCQRFTNIPQLLAEPLTAMVSPWLFA, from the exons ATGAGGATACCCAAGACAGTCAAGGACATTCAGAGCCTTATAGGGCGCGTCGCAGCCCTGACCAGGTTTATATCCAAGGCTGCTGATCGCTGCGCCCCATTCTTCAAAGCACTCAAAGGTAACAAGCAAAACATTACATGGACTGCCGAATGTGACAAGGCTTTTAGCGAGCTGAAGGAGCCGGGCCCCCTTATTTTCAACCCCCGAGCCTGGAGACACCCTTACAATTTACCTCTCCGTATCGGCTACAGCG TCAACCATGACTTCACGGCCAAGGACGTCTTTATGATAGCTTACCTCCAGCATACCCGACACTTGCTTGCAACCTTTGACGCTCATCTTATAAGCCAAGTTCCACGCTCTGAGAACAGCCATGCTGATGCATTGGCCAGGCTAGCCTCAGCCTTGGAGCAGGGCATAGGTCGTCACATCCACATCGAGTTCTTGGACCAGCCCAGCACACAAGCCCCACTTATCTGTACCATTGATCACAGCCCTACATGGATGGACCCCATCCTTAAGTTTTTGCAGAACCAAACACTACCGGCTGATTCTGCTGAAGCACGACGCATTCGCTATCGCTCTACCCGATACCTGATCCTTAACGGCTCCCTATACAAGTGGGGCTTCAGCCTTACCTACTTTCGGTGTCTGACTCCAGAGGAAGGTAATTATGTTATTCAAGAAATTCATAAAGGCATCTGCGGCAACCACTCAGGCACACGCTCACTAGCTCATAAGGCAATTCGCCAAGGATACTTCTGGCCCTCACTCCACACTGATGCCCAGGCCTTCACCCAGAAGTGCGATAAGTGTCAGCGATTTACCAACATTCCACAACTTCTAGCTGAACCATTGACAGCCATGGTCAGTCCTTGGCTATTTGCCTAA
- the LOC18780347 gene encoding zinc finger CCCH domain-containing protein 55 isoform X2 — translation MGSYEVTNILFTKIKALDPENAIKIMGYLLIQDLAEKDLIRLAYGPETLLHSLIVRAKIQLGLCSSTSTTSSTPSSPSPLNPIARPTNANPFSQSSPRIPNGFDFGKNPSSTSSNAWPLSGFPNNSISPKSSPLLSYDNIRAGSVSLPVHSPRYSKDGGGDVWPGGDLIDEHQLNEYLSFLNESSSSSRPEDFIDPRLELGHGVPDWAHSVNNGDAHFHRRSFSASDACLGSEDAALGGGFKPCLYFARGFCKNGSNCKFVHGGFADSLDGSGAIVGSPSNLDSFEQHEEMMRLKAAQQQRLAAASQFMGGGSPTPYSKYMNFLLQQQNDPQRVAAMMMGEEFYKFGRCRPDRNDLLAMSSVEKASSASRQIYLTFPAESTFKDEDVSEYFCKYGPVQDVRIPYQQKRMFGFVTFVYPETVRLILSKGNPHFICDSRVLVKPYKEKGKVLDKRQQQQQHLERGEFSQSLSPSGLDSRDPYDLQLGGRMFYSTQEMLLRRKLEEQAELQQAIELQGRRVMSLQLPDWKNDRLPHHQRSLSVGAHVPLSPQSHVQINQNVIPFDSIKQEVSEGHGDIPAASISVTAAVAEQHLQKEDNFAFIHNNGNGKNKEQGSYLETPDLQKSVEQVLPDCLFAAPSNSAGDHLSDLSTAVSDLNDTIITAENKSSSSVNSASCMASH, via the exons ATGGGTTCCTATGAAGTTACAAACATACTCTTCACTAAGATCAAGGCCTTAGACCCAGAAAATGCCATCAAAATCATGGGTTATCTTCTCATACAAGATCTTGCCGAGAAAGATTTGATTCGCTTGGCTTATGGTCCGGAGACCCTTTTGCACTCGCTGATTGTGAGGGCTAAAATCCAGTTGGGCCTTTGCTCGAGCACTTCGACTACATCTTCCACACCTTCCTCTCCTTCACCGCTAAATCCCATAGCCAGACCAACTAACGCCAACCCATTTTCACAGTCTTCCCCTAGAATCCCGAACGGTTTTGATTTTGGGAAAAACCCATCTTCTACCTCCTCAAATGCCTGGCCACTTTCTGGGTTCCCAAACAACTCCATTAGCCCAAAGTCAAGCCCTTTACTCTCTTACGACAATATCCGAGCCGGGTCAGTTTCACTTCCAGTACATTCACCCCGCTACAGCAAGGATGGTGGGGGTGATGTTTGGCCTGGCGGCGACCTCATTGACGAGCACCAACTGAATGAGTACCTCTCATTTCTCAATGAGTCTTCGTCCTCGTCGAGGCCCGAGGATTTCATCGATCCTCGGCTCGAATTGGGTCATGGGGTTCCTGATTGGGCTCATTCTGTCAACAATGGTGATGCCCATTTCCACCGAAGGAGCTTTTCGGCTAGCGATGCGTGTCTCGGGTCCGAAGATGCTGCTTTGGGAGGGGGGTTCAAGCCATGCCTTTACTTTGCCAGAGGGTTTTGCAAGAACGGAAGCAATTGCAAGTTTGTGCATGGCGGTTTTGCTGATTCCTTGGACGGTTCTGGTGCCATTGTGGGGTCTCCGAGTAATCTAGACAGTTTCGAGCAGCACGAGGAGATGATGAGGTTGAAGGCTGCCCAGCAACAGAGATTAGCTGCTGCTTCTCAGTTCATGGGTGGAGGGTCACCTACTCCTTACAGCAAGTACATGAATTTCCTTTTGCAACAGCAAAATGACCCTCAGAG AGTGGCAGCGATGATGATGGGGGAAGAATTTTACAAGTTTGGGCGATGTCGACCTGATAGAAACGACCTTTTGGCAATGTCTTCAGTTGAAAAGGCGAGCTCGGCTTCAAGACAGATCTACTTGACATTCCCAGCTGAGAGCACTTTTAAAGATGAAGATGTTTCAGAATACTTCTG CAAGTACGGGCCAGTTCAAGATGTAAGGATTCCATACCAGCAGAAAAGaatgtttggttttgttacATTTGTCTACCCAGAAACTGTGAGGCTCATATTGTCCAAAGGAAATCCTCATTTTATATGTGATTCCCGTGTGCTTGTCAAGCCCTACAAGGAGAAGGGAAAAGTCCTGGATAA GAGGcaacagcaacaacagcaTCTAGAGAGGGGAGAATTTTCACAATCTTTGAGCCCTAGTGGTCTTGATTCTAGAGATCCCTATGATCTCCAACTTG GGGGAAGAATGTTCTATAGTACACAGGAGATGCTATTGAGAAGAAAATTGGAGGAGCAGGCTGAATTACAGCAAGCCATTGAACTCCAAGGGAGAAGAGTCATGAGTCTGCAGCTCCCAGACTGGAAGAATGACCGCTTACCCCATCACCAGCGCAGTCTGTCTGTTGGTGCTCATGTTCCCTTAAGTCCTCAGTCTCATGTGCAGATCAATCAAAATGTCATTCCGTTTGATAGCATTAAACAAGAAGTTTCAGAAG GCCACGGTGATATTCCAGCTGCCTCAATTTCTGTGACTGCTGCTGTTGCTGAGCAGCACCTTCAGAAGGAAGATAATTTTGCTTTCATTCACAATAATGGCAATGGCAAAAACAAGGAGCAAGGCTCCTACTTGGAAACTCCTGATCTTCAGAAAAG
- the LOC18780347 gene encoding zinc finger CCCH domain-containing protein 55 isoform X1, whose protein sequence is MGSYEVTNILFTKIKALDPENAIKIMGYLLIQDLAEKDLIRLAYGPETLLHSLIVRAKIQLGLCSSTSTTSSTPSSPSPLNPIARPTNANPFSQSSPRIPNGFDFGKNPSSTSSNAWPLSGFPNNSISPKSSPLLSYDNIRAGSVSLPVHSPRYSKDGGGDVWPGGDLIDEHQLNEYLSFLNESSSSSRPEDFIDPRLELGHGVPDWAHSVNNGDAHFHRRSFSASDACLGSEDAALGGGFKPCLYFARGFCKNGSNCKFVHGGFADSLDGSGAIVGSPSNLDSFEQHEEMMRLKAAQQQRLAAASQFMGGGSPTPYSKYMNFLLQQQNDPQRVAAMMMGEEFYKFGRCRPDRNDLLAMSSVEKASSASRQIYLTFPAESTFKDEDVSEYFCKYGPVQDVRIPYQQKRMFGFVTFVYPETVRLILSKGNPHFICDSRVLVKPYKEKGKVLDKRQQQQQHLERGEFSQSLSPSGLDSRDPYDLQLGGRMFYSTQEMLLRRKLEEQAELQQAIELQGRRVMSLQLPDWKNDRLPHHQRSLSVGAHVPLSPQSHVQINQNVIPFDSIKQEVSEGHGDIPAASISVTAAVAEQHLQKEDNFAFIHNNGNGKNKEQGSYLETPDLQKSSVEQVLPDCLFAAPSNSAGDHLSDLSTAVSDLNDTIITAENKSSSSVNSASCMASH, encoded by the exons ATGGGTTCCTATGAAGTTACAAACATACTCTTCACTAAGATCAAGGCCTTAGACCCAGAAAATGCCATCAAAATCATGGGTTATCTTCTCATACAAGATCTTGCCGAGAAAGATTTGATTCGCTTGGCTTATGGTCCGGAGACCCTTTTGCACTCGCTGATTGTGAGGGCTAAAATCCAGTTGGGCCTTTGCTCGAGCACTTCGACTACATCTTCCACACCTTCCTCTCCTTCACCGCTAAATCCCATAGCCAGACCAACTAACGCCAACCCATTTTCACAGTCTTCCCCTAGAATCCCGAACGGTTTTGATTTTGGGAAAAACCCATCTTCTACCTCCTCAAATGCCTGGCCACTTTCTGGGTTCCCAAACAACTCCATTAGCCCAAAGTCAAGCCCTTTACTCTCTTACGACAATATCCGAGCCGGGTCAGTTTCACTTCCAGTACATTCACCCCGCTACAGCAAGGATGGTGGGGGTGATGTTTGGCCTGGCGGCGACCTCATTGACGAGCACCAACTGAATGAGTACCTCTCATTTCTCAATGAGTCTTCGTCCTCGTCGAGGCCCGAGGATTTCATCGATCCTCGGCTCGAATTGGGTCATGGGGTTCCTGATTGGGCTCATTCTGTCAACAATGGTGATGCCCATTTCCACCGAAGGAGCTTTTCGGCTAGCGATGCGTGTCTCGGGTCCGAAGATGCTGCTTTGGGAGGGGGGTTCAAGCCATGCCTTTACTTTGCCAGAGGGTTTTGCAAGAACGGAAGCAATTGCAAGTTTGTGCATGGCGGTTTTGCTGATTCCTTGGACGGTTCTGGTGCCATTGTGGGGTCTCCGAGTAATCTAGACAGTTTCGAGCAGCACGAGGAGATGATGAGGTTGAAGGCTGCCCAGCAACAGAGATTAGCTGCTGCTTCTCAGTTCATGGGTGGAGGGTCACCTACTCCTTACAGCAAGTACATGAATTTCCTTTTGCAACAGCAAAATGACCCTCAGAG AGTGGCAGCGATGATGATGGGGGAAGAATTTTACAAGTTTGGGCGATGTCGACCTGATAGAAACGACCTTTTGGCAATGTCTTCAGTTGAAAAGGCGAGCTCGGCTTCAAGACAGATCTACTTGACATTCCCAGCTGAGAGCACTTTTAAAGATGAAGATGTTTCAGAATACTTCTG CAAGTACGGGCCAGTTCAAGATGTAAGGATTCCATACCAGCAGAAAAGaatgtttggttttgttacATTTGTCTACCCAGAAACTGTGAGGCTCATATTGTCCAAAGGAAATCCTCATTTTATATGTGATTCCCGTGTGCTTGTCAAGCCCTACAAGGAGAAGGGAAAAGTCCTGGATAA GAGGcaacagcaacaacagcaTCTAGAGAGGGGAGAATTTTCACAATCTTTGAGCCCTAGTGGTCTTGATTCTAGAGATCCCTATGATCTCCAACTTG GGGGAAGAATGTTCTATAGTACACAGGAGATGCTATTGAGAAGAAAATTGGAGGAGCAGGCTGAATTACAGCAAGCCATTGAACTCCAAGGGAGAAGAGTCATGAGTCTGCAGCTCCCAGACTGGAAGAATGACCGCTTACCCCATCACCAGCGCAGTCTGTCTGTTGGTGCTCATGTTCCCTTAAGTCCTCAGTCTCATGTGCAGATCAATCAAAATGTCATTCCGTTTGATAGCATTAAACAAGAAGTTTCAGAAG GCCACGGTGATATTCCAGCTGCCTCAATTTCTGTGACTGCTGCTGTTGCTGAGCAGCACCTTCAGAAGGAAGATAATTTTGCTTTCATTCACAATAATGGCAATGGCAAAAACAAGGAGCAAGGCTCCTACTTGGAAACTCCTGATCTTCAGAAAAG